TTCGTTCTTCAAAAACATTGCTTTGCTGAAGGTGACGCACACCCAGACGCAATGCTGTCTGCACCGGAATGGAAGCCACACGCGGAGTGATGGTTCGTTTTTCGAAGGCTGTATTAAGTACAAACCTGTAACGTTGTGCAATCGCCGGCCATGTATACCGACGGTTGGCAATAGCCTTCATCTCACGGCCCAGTGCTTCACGCTCTTCCGGTTTCACCTGTTGCAGCATCGACAAGAGTTCTGATTCGCTATGGAAATAGCGGGCTTTACCTTCTGTTGTGGCGCGGTTAAAATTCACATCGTAAGCGAAGACAGGCAATCCGAGATACATCGCTTCTACAAGAGAAGGATTTGTACCACCGGCGCTATGTCCATGGATGTACACAGTACAATTGGAACGGAGAATATTCAGTTCACGCTGATCATAAATCGGATCCAGTAGAATGAGATTTGAATTTGAGGAATATTTTTTCTTTAAACCACGGCTGTATTCGCTGTTGCTCCAGTTTCCAACCATCACGAGCGGGAAAGCGGAAAAATTCGCGAAGGCTTCCAATACCATGTGAATATTATTCTCCGGCTCTATCCTGCACACCTTGAAAGCATACGGACTGCTGAGAAATGGATATCGGGAAACATTGGAAGGAGAGATCGCTTCTGCAGCACAATGATCCGCTCCATAGGCGATCATGTGGCTGAGTGTTTTGTAGTGCATGGCAGTGTACCGCTGAATTGCCGCGTTGTCGGTGATATCCGCGTCGGAAAATTTCACCGCGCAGTATTCAGACAGTTTCAAAAATTTGCGTACCGGATAACTCCATTTCTGACGTCTCCATTCCATGCCATCGATGTTTACGATGATTTTTTTATTCGTAAACAGTTTAATGAATGGAAGAAGAATACAACCGCTGACTCCGAGAATTAATAATTTGTCCGCGTAACGCAACGCGTGAATAATGGAAATGATGTCATAGAAGATACTTTGCAGACCATTCGCGTTGAGCGGAAGGTATACCAGGCGGGCGCCATTGAATTGTTTTACCTGCTCATCTCGATGATAGTAGGATGAACTACAATAGACGGTAAGGTCGTAATCGTTGTGCAACTGATCAACGAGGTGATGCGCCAGTGTTTCAAATCCGCCGTAACGGGCGGGAACACCTGCAGTACCGATAATGGCAACTTTTGTCTTGGTCATAAATCGGTACTTTTATTTGTATTGGTTAAAAAAGAAATCAATCAACTGGCAAAGTTCCGTCTTCTCTACATTGGCTTTCCCGGCGGAATAAGACTGAATAGCCAGTTTCATTTCCTGAGTCGTGATGATTTGATTCTTGTCATTATCAAATTTTACAAATGCCTTTGGAAGCTCGCGTGTTCCTTCCATTCTATATACCTCCGGCAGAGGTTCTACCGGATGATCAATACTATTGGAAAAATCACGAATAGCTTCGAGTGAATTTGTTTCGAATTTTTTCGGAAACTCTTCTTTAGCTTTTGGGTTGTTATCAATTGCCTGCACTTGCAAAGTGAAAACAATTCCGGCAAGCGATAAGCCCAGTGTGTATATTAATTTCATCTTTTGTGCGTTTTAAAAATAAAAGGATCAGGGAAGGGTAATCAGTTTTTCCTGATAAAACTGACCATCGGCTACAACAGTTAAAATGTACATGCCGTTTCTCCCCAATTCCAATCCGTCGAGATGCAGGTTTCCGTCAAAAAGACTTCCCGGATAATTCCTTTGATACACTAGTGCGCCATCCGAACGTTTCACGCTGACTTCTACATTTTCAGAGCGGATGTTTGTCATTTGTATGTTCAGATCTGAACCTGTCACAGGGTTTGGAGAAACGGAGATTCCCGGTTTTTTCCCAAATTCAATTTTCACCGGATCACAATAGGTAAATGCACCATCATAATCCGTTTGTTTTAACCGGTAATAAGAAACCCCGAACAGAGGATTTTCATCGAAGGCGGTATAATTCAAAGTTGAAGTGCTGTTTCCCGCTCCACGAACAGATGCTACAGGAATATATTCCTGATTATTTGCAGAACGTTCAACTGTGAAATAGGAATTATCTATTTCAGATGCTGTGGTCCAGTCAAGTTTCACATCGTCATCCAAGCGTTCAGCA
The sequence above is drawn from the Bacteroidota bacterium genome and encodes:
- a CDS encoding DUF1972 domain-containing protein; protein product: MTKTKVAIIGTAGVPARYGGFETLAHHLVDQLHNDYDLTVYCSSSYYHRDEQVKQFNGARLVYLPLNANGLQSIFYDIISIIHALRYADKLLILGVSGCILLPFIKLFTNKKIIVNIDGMEWRRQKWSYPVRKFLKLSEYCAVKFSDADITDNAAIQRYTAMHYKTLSHMIAYGADHCAAEAISPSNVSRYPFLSSPYAFKVCRIEPENNIHMVLEAFANFSAFPLVMVGNWSNSEYSRGLKKKYSSNSNLILLDPIYDQRELNILRSNCTVYIHGHSAGGTNPSLVEAMYLGLPVFAYDVNFNRATTEGKARYFHSESELLSMLQQVKPEEREALGREMKAIANRRYTWPAIAQRYRFVLNTAFEKRTITPRVASIPVQTALRLGVRHLQQSNVFEERKIAQA